Proteins encoded in a region of the Metamycoplasma alkalescens genome:
- a CDS encoding HAD family acid phosphatase: MNKKLRLFLSAMPVIALPVVAASCNTTNNKNDFSSLKEKIEKLSVEQKRELIDNLNLTKEEKSELIDKLNSGAGIAAAIVWYVTSAEQRAAAMQAYTLAKIAFDNIKKKEEKLQELDYTKSKDGVVKNTEGDKAVPVVFMDIDETVFVNEYTESWMVYENNGVFSEEFKGEVDAKGNRKPVPGAIDFINHVFKNGGIVMFNSGIPQVKAPIEGIKKNLIKHGVKEKYVHDWMFWCSGVDTTAKGGKYEDKSPWKTALENPNINKRVTSKNQRMNDVSDNKDGWNFNVSDSKSGDKIRTKVIMKIGDDFNDFYDDAYKHLKPGDNIKFIKDNNLDRLFTDIEFKNGKGVKVTVKDGQTKVEELNWHQFNIQVPGNAMYGGWARPYKHGKFDKIWKALEKVFKNSQDNIQA; this comes from the coding sequence TTGAATAAAAAATTAAGATTATTTTTAAGTGCAATGCCAGTTATTGCATTACCAGTTGTTGCTGCAAGTTGCAATACAACTAATAATAAAAATGACTTTAGTTCACTTAAAGAAAAAATTGAAAAATTAAGTGTTGAACAAAAAAGAGAATTAATTGATAATTTAAATTTAACAAAAGAAGAAAAATCTGAATTAATTGATAAACTAAATTCAGGTGCAGGAATTGCAGCGGCAATTGTTTGATATGTAACTTCTGCTGAACAAAGAGCGGCTGCAATGCAAGCTTATACATTGGCAAAAATTGCATTTGATAATATTAAGAAAAAAGAAGAAAAATTACAAGAGTTGGATTATACAAAATCTAAAGATGGTGTTGTTAAAAATACAGAAGGAGATAAAGCTGTACCTGTTGTTTTCATGGATATTGATGAAACAGTTTTTGTTAATGAATACACTGAATCATGAATGGTTTATGAAAATAATGGTGTGTTTAGTGAAGAATTCAAAGGTGAAGTTGATGCCAAGGGAAATAGAAAACCAGTTCCTGGGGCAATTGATTTTATTAATCATGTCTTTAAAAATGGTGGAATTGTTATGTTTAACTCAGGAATTCCGCAAGTCAAAGCTCCAATTGAAGGAATTAAGAAAAACTTAATTAAACACGGAGTTAAAGAAAAATATGTTCATGATTGAATGTTTTGATGCTCTGGTGTGGATACAACTGCTAAAGGCGGAAAATATGAAGACAAAAGTCCATGAAAAACTGCCTTAGAAAATCCTAATATTAATAAGCGTGTAACAAGTAAAAATCAAAGAATGAATGATGTTAGTGATAATAAGGATGGTTGAAACTTTAATGTATCAGATTCAAAATCAGGAGATAAAATCCGCACTAAAGTAATTATGAAAATCGGTGATGATTTTAATGATTTTTATGATGATGCATATAAACATCTAAAACCAGGGGATAATATTAAATTTATAAAAGATAATAACTTAGATCGTTTATTTACTGACATTGAATTTAAAAATGGGAAGGGTGTTAAAGTTACAGTTAAAGATGGGCAAACTAAAGTTGAAGAACTTAACTGACATCAATTTAATATTCAAGTTCCAGGAAATGCAATGTATGGTGGATGAGCTCGTCCATATAAACATGGTAAATTTGATAAAATTTGAAAAGCATTAGAAAAAGTATTTAAAAATTCACAAGATAATATCCAAGCTTAG
- the rpmC gene encoding 50S ribosomal protein L29 yields the protein MTYTELKKKSVEELNNLLNELKAELFSLRFKNATRQLDQTHKIILVKKDIARTLTALNSKAKEGDK from the coding sequence ATGACTTATACTGAACTTAAGAAAAAATCAGTTGAAGAACTAAATAATTTATTAAATGAATTAAAAGCTGAACTATTTTCACTTCGCTTCAAAAATGCGACCCGTCAATTAGACCAAACTCATAAAATTATCTTAGTTAAAAAAGATATCGCAAGAACACTAACAGCCTTAAATTCAAAAGCAAAAGAAGGGGATAAATAA
- the rpsQ gene encoding 30S ribosomal protein S17 encodes MEQVMRENRRKKLVGTVISTKNNKTITVIVETYEKHPLYSKRFKKSKKFAVHDENNQAQVGDVVEIQETRPLSKTKHFRLVSIKSHAIGGSENA; translated from the coding sequence ATGGAACAAGTTATGAGAGAAAATCGACGTAAAAAACTTGTCGGAACTGTGATCAGTACAAAAAACAATAAAACAATTACTGTGATTGTTGAAACATATGAAAAACACCCACTTTATTCAAAGCGTTTCAAAAAATCAAAGAAATTTGCAGTTCATGATGAAAATAATCAGGCACAAGTTGGTGACGTTGTTGAAATCCAAGAAACAAGACCACTTTCAAAAACCAAACATTTCCGTTTAGTTTCAATTAAATCACATGCTATTGGAGGATCTGAAAATGCTTAG
- the rplB gene encoding 50S ribosomal protein L2: MAIKKFKAYTNGRRNMSSLDYQANLTGHKPEKSLLVALPTHAGRNNQGKITTRHHGGRLKRFYRIVDFKRYSKDGIEAVVKTIEYDPNRSANISLIVYRDGEKRYIISPKNIKVGQKVVSGENVDIQIGNNLPLKNIPEGTFVHNIELQPKQGGIIARSAGSSAQILGKDESGKYVILKLKSGEVRKVLGVCRATIGEVGNEEHSLVNIGKAGRNRLKGIRPTVRGSAMNPNDHPHGGGEGKQPIGRKSPMTPWGKKALGVKTRATKKASNQFIIRRRKESK, translated from the coding sequence ATGGCTATTAAAAAGTTTAAAGCATACACAAATGGTCGTCGTAATATGTCTTCTCTTGACTACCAGGCAAATTTAACTGGACATAAACCAGAAAAGTCATTGCTTGTAGCACTTCCAACACATGCAGGAAGAAATAATCAAGGTAAAATCACTACTCGTCACCACGGTGGGAGGTTAAAAAGATTTTATCGGATTGTTGATTTCAAAAGATATAGCAAAGATGGAATTGAAGCAGTTGTTAAAACAATTGAATACGATCCAAATCGTTCAGCAAATATTTCATTAATTGTTTATCGCGATGGGGAAAAAAGATATATTATTAGTCCTAAAAATATTAAAGTTGGACAAAAAGTTGTTTCTGGTGAAAATGTTGATATTCAAATCGGAAATAATTTACCATTAAAAAATATTCCCGAAGGTACATTTGTTCACAATATTGAACTACAACCAAAACAAGGTGGCATCATTGCGCGTTCAGCTGGTTCTTCAGCACAAATTCTTGGAAAAGATGAATCAGGAAAATATGTGATTCTAAAACTTAAATCAGGTGAAGTAAGAAAAGTTTTAGGTGTATGTCGGGCAACAATTGGTGAAGTTGGAAATGAAGAACATTCATTAGTAAACATTGGTAAAGCAGGTAGAAATCGACTAAAAGGAATTAGACCAACAGTGCGGGGCTCAGCAATGAACCCAAATGATCACCCACATGGTGGTGGTGAAGGTAAACAACCAATCGGAAGAAAATCACCAATGACCCCATGAGGCAAAAAAGCGCTTGGAGTTAAAACAAGAGCAACTAAAAAAGCATCTAACCAATTCATTATTCGAAGAAGAAAGGAAAGTAAATAA
- the rplP gene encoding 50S ribosomal protein L16, protein MLQPKRTKHRKMFRIRHDKTKAHRNNTVSFGEFGLKSTSSAWISARQIEAARIAITRRMGREGKVIIKIFPHMSKTSKPIGVRMGSGKGSPDQWFAVVKEGTVMFEVMGNQVDTMKDALRLGGHKLPVTWKIVAKEVSEECNCKCENGGEK, encoded by the coding sequence ATGCTTCAACCAAAGAGAACTAAACATCGGAAAATGTTTCGAATTCGTCATGATAAAACTAAAGCACACCGTAACAATACCGTATCATTTGGGGAATTTGGTTTAAAATCAACTTCTTCAGCATGAATTAGTGCAAGGCAAATTGAAGCTGCCCGGATCGCGATTACCCGTCGAATGGGTCGTGAAGGTAAAGTTATTATTAAAATATTCCCACATATGTCAAAAACTTCAAAACCAATTGGTGTACGGATGGGTTCAGGTAAAGGAAGTCCAGATCAATGATTTGCTGTTGTCAAAGAAGGAACTGTGATGTTTGAAGTTATGGGTAACCAAGTTGATACAATGAAAGATGCATTAAGACTAGGTGGACATAAATTACCAGTAACCTGAAAAATTGTTGCCAAAGAAGTAAGCGAAGAATGTAATTGCAAATGTGAAAATGGAGGAGAAAAATAG
- the rpsC gene encoding 30S ribosomal protein S3 codes for MGQKVNPNGFRFGVTKAHNTVWYSDKANFATLLLEDQKIYDFFDAKVREYLIGNVQIKRNQNGNVIVYVYTAKPAALLGTNGDNIKQITQALKKHLKNKKLSITIDVIELKNPDLNARLLAEGIAIKLENRGSFRLAQKFAIKSAMKAGAKGIKTSVSGRLNGVDMARTEGYTEGEMKLHTLRQDVDYAVTIAKTTYGILGIKVWVSCGEILDKNNLQTNFAKKPERRPRFSGKDGEKHASTKEN; via the coding sequence ATGGGACAAAAAGTCAATCCAAATGGATTTCGTTTTGGTGTAACCAAAGCACATAATACAGTTTGATATTCAGACAAAGCCAATTTTGCAACTCTATTGCTAGAAGATCAAAAAATTTATGATTTCTTTGATGCAAAAGTTCGTGAGTATTTAATTGGAAATGTACAAATTAAAAGAAATCAAAATGGTAATGTAATTGTTTATGTTTACACAGCTAAACCTGCTGCTTTATTAGGAACAAATGGTGATAATATTAAACAAATCACACAAGCACTTAAGAAACATTTAAAAAACAAAAAATTAAGCATCACAATCGATGTGATTGAATTAAAAAATCCTGATTTAAATGCAAGATTATTAGCCGAAGGAATTGCAATTAAATTAGAAAATCGGGGAAGTTTTCGACTAGCACAAAAATTTGCAATTAAAAGTGCAATGAAAGCTGGTGCAAAAGGAATCAAAACCTCAGTTTCAGGCCGTTTAAATGGTGTTGATATGGCAAGAACTGAAGGATATACCGAAGGAGAAATGAAACTACACACCCTAAGACAAGATGTTGATTATGCCGTTACAATTGCAAAAACAACTTATGGAATCTTAGGAATTAAAGTTTGAGTATCTTGCGGCGAAATTCTAGACAAAAATAATTTGCAAACAAATTTTGCTAAAAAACCTGAAAGAAGACCAAGATTTAGTGGAAAGGATGGCGAAAAACATGCTTCAACCAAAGAGAACTAA
- the rplX gene encoding 50S ribosomal protein L24 yields the protein MSQAKIRKNDMVLVISGKEKGKFAAVLETDYKKQTVILKEINMKIKHHKPSQENTEGKIEKKEYPIHISNVAFLAKKGAQGQKSIGTKIGWKVDAKTGKKQRVAKKVNKVI from the coding sequence ATGTCACAAGCAAAAATTAGAAAAAATGATATGGTTTTAGTAATTTCAGGCAAAGAAAAAGGTAAATTTGCTGCTGTTTTAGAAACAGATTACAAAAAACAAACTGTAATTCTAAAAGAAATCAATATGAAAATTAAACACCATAAACCTTCACAAGAAAATACTGAAGGAAAAATTGAAAAAAAAGAATATCCAATTCATATTTCAAATGTTGCCTTTTTAGCTAAAAAAGGTGCCCAAGGTCAAAAATCAATTGGGACAAAAATTGGTTGAAAAGTTGATGCAAAAACCGGTAAAAAACAAAGAGTTGCAAAAAAAGTTAATAAGGTTATTTAG
- a CDS encoding MAG2960 family serine endopeptidase lipoprotein, translating to MTKNKFKLISSLLISSFPLLGISCQSKIHNQHNEIKNNEIKITIPNKENLVLNTVGWNDVVLNYDREKYDVIKDQIIKNNDSLIIRIKIIKKDSTSKQNVNEIIKEETFFNFKNPTNDPINNPINLNPSKNNNEEPKPNNKPIYHNNEKLIYDDSKIYTINKNPQYFLDSHLFDDEFLFNNDVYTITRKTPKFKTASHNINVFLRNGDNGSQVDFRSYTSNNDIEKQFWEYAKDIGFYGHYGNNSREKVAFYNDHISVDGMVKQYYLNNFNEKDKDDAKVIRLNDYEIIKKNPFGYLPSNLNQLFYYMNFKSISKLLNIENIIKIQSNFNDEIGEIELLITNKNNQKYYLKIDKTNTSYLKSNLDFYQYIYDRSFMMLYYGTEWFRDPFRIQKEHLGHTSSGGSMWVVDRIINKEAEKQDYWELLVATNIHVFSLNKIFDKSLYFRKNDNNINSKWWKAGFYDPNDWDNYWNNLKNRTNAKFMTLRAKDEFLSSNSAYVDKNEAIPTIESYSQYLDMPYYTPRYEINDFMIDHPDTAGKWFEEYDSETRIGKTKNAGADFVLLKIKIKKSQLKLILPKLDEIIGTNKEKDWYIGLGKNELMSPYKTQFYAGYPNFSFKGNKSIGGIISTQNRYVKDDDFKSLWVRYNESLNKDWNSHKNNWEEYTKPFVENEHGMPLNILTQHSTLYTRIEKNEKHNALDSGSSGSMVIDSSFNLVGINYLLTEDSEHNTTTNAINLIQGQGDYKNKNDGNILENVIKKLKSDNLHTIKLNPN from the coding sequence ATGACTAAGAATAAATTTAAATTGATATCTAGTTTACTAATTAGTAGTTTTCCTTTACTAGGTATTTCATGCCAATCAAAAATACATAATCAACATAATGAAATTAAAAACAATGAAATAAAAATTACAATTCCAAACAAAGAAAATTTAGTTCTTAATACAGTAGGTTGAAATGATGTTGTTTTGAATTATGATAGAGAAAAATATGATGTCATAAAAGATCAAATCATAAAAAATAATGATAGTCTAATCATAAGAATAAAGATTATTAAGAAAGATTCAACATCTAAACAAAATGTCAACGAAATAATTAAAGAAGAAACATTTTTCAATTTCAAAAATCCAACAAACGATCCAATCAATAATCCAATCAATCTAAACCCTTCAAAAAATAATAATGAAGAACCTAAACCAAACAACAAACCAATTTATCATAACAATGAAAAACTAATTTATGATGATAGCAAAATTTATACTATAAATAAAAATCCGCAATACTTTCTTGATTCACACTTGTTCGATGATGAATTCTTATTTAATAATGATGTTTATACAATAACAAGAAAAACACCTAAATTTAAAACTGCATCTCATAATATTAATGTTTTTTTAAGAAATGGAGATAATGGTAGTCAAGTTGACTTTAGAAGTTATACTTCTAATAATGATATTGAGAAGCAATTTTGAGAGTATGCTAAAGATATTGGTTTTTATGGTCATTATGGAAATAACTCAAGAGAAAAAGTTGCATTCTATAATGATCACATTTCAGTCGATGGAATGGTAAAGCAATATTATTTAAATAATTTCAATGAAAAAGATAAAGACGATGCAAAGGTTATAAGACTTAATGACTATGAAATAATTAAGAAAAATCCTTTTGGTTATCTTCCTTCAAATTTAAATCAATTATTCTATTACATGAATTTTAAAAGTATTTCTAAATTATTAAATATTGAAAATATAATTAAAATTCAATCGAATTTCAATGATGAAATTGGTGAAATTGAGTTGCTTATAACAAATAAAAATAATCAAAAATACTATTTAAAAATCGACAAAACAAATACTTCTTATCTAAAAAGTAATCTTGATTTTTATCAATACATTTATGACCGAAGTTTTATGATGCTATATTATGGTACCGAGTGATTTAGAGATCCTTTTAGAATACAAAAAGAACATTTGGGACATACTAGTAGTGGTGGCAGTATGTGAGTGGTTGATCGAATAATTAATAAAGAAGCTGAAAAGCAAGATTACTGAGAATTATTAGTTGCTACTAATATACATGTTTTTAGTTTAAATAAAATTTTTGATAAAAGTCTATATTTTAGAAAAAATGATAATAACATCAATTCTAAATGATGAAAAGCTGGATTCTATGATCCGAATGATTGAGATAACTATTGAAATAATTTAAAGAATCGCACCAATGCTAAATTCATGACACTGAGAGCTAAAGATGAATTTTTAAGTAGCAATTCAGCATATGTTGATAAAAATGAAGCAATACCAACTATTGAATCATATTCACAATATTTAGATATGCCATATTACACACCACGTTACGAAATTAATGATTTTATGATTGATCATCCAGATACAGCAGGTAAATGATTTGAAGAATATGATAGTGAGACTAGAATCGGGAAAACAAAAAATGCTGGTGCAGATTTTGTTTTATTAAAAATAAAAATTAAAAAAAGTCAATTAAAATTAATTCTTCCAAAGTTAGATGAAATAATTGGAACTAATAAAGAAAAAGATTGATATATTGGTTTAGGAAAAAATGAATTAATGAGTCCTTACAAAACACAATTTTATGCAGGTTATCCTAATTTTAGTTTTAAAGGTAATAAATCAATTGGTGGGATTATTAGCACACAAAATCGCTACGTTAAGGATGATGACTTTAAAAGTCTATGAGTAAGATACAATGAATCATTAAATAAGGATTGAAATTCACATAAAAATAATTGGGAAGAATACACAAAACCATTTGTAGAAAATGAACATGGTATGCCACTAAATATCCTTACTCAACATTCTACTTTATACACAAGAATAGAAAAGAATGAGAAACACAATGCTTTAGATAGCGGTTCCTCAGGATCAATGGTAATAGATTCATCATTCAATCTTGTTGGCATAAATTATTTGCTCACAGAAGATTCTGAGCATAATACAACAACAAACGCAATCAATCTTATTCAAGGACAAGGTGATTATAAAAACAAGAATGATGGAAACATATTAGAAAATGTAATTAAAAAACTAAAAAGTGATAATTTACATACAATAAAATTGAATCCAAATTAA
- the rplD gene encoding 50S ribosomal protein L4, which translates to MASVVVDKYYISEAFDENRNISFNFKKAKEEVSGNFANFIDAVNEFISISEKSENVTRVWFHRDGAYRGSVSLEKAKIIANKIVESKIENEKAIEYIEKEDLVDKPVKKEEKTTSNKNKEIPTGNKKTDLPKSVFGLEKVYAQAIFDAILAERASKRFATHKVKSRGEVSGTGKKPWAQKHTGNARAGSLRSPIFVGGGRAFGPTTERNYNLKINKKARKNALFSALTMLANANAVFVREYQLEKISTRALLVELNKDNLINLNHVLIVSSNDIVFRSARNLPNVHVSKVTSLSIEQLVAADVLVISADDIKFLEGMAK; encoded by the coding sequence ATGGCATCAGTTGTTGTTGACAAATACTATATCTCAGAAGCATTTGATGAAAACCGAAACATTTCATTTAATTTCAAAAAAGCCAAAGAAGAAGTTTCAGGAAATTTTGCTAACTTTATTGATGCGGTGAATGAATTTATTAGCATTAGTGAAAAATCAGAAAATGTAACTCGTGTTTGATTCCATCGTGATGGTGCATATCGTGGTAGTGTTAGTTTAGAAAAAGCAAAAATCATTGCAAATAAAATCGTTGAATCAAAAATTGAAAACGAAAAAGCAATTGAATATATTGAAAAAGAAGACTTGGTTGATAAACCAGTTAAGAAAGAAGAAAAAACAACTTCAAATAAGAATAAAGAAATTCCAACAGGAAACAAAAAAACTGATCTACCAAAATCTGTATTTGGATTAGAAAAAGTTTATGCTCAAGCAATTTTTGATGCAATTTTAGCAGAAAGAGCTTCAAAACGTTTCGCTACACATAAAGTTAAGTCACGTGGAGAAGTAAGTGGAACTGGGAAAAAACCTTGAGCTCAAAAACATACAGGTAATGCCCGTGCGGGTTCATTAAGAAGTCCAATTTTTGTTGGGGGTGGTAGAGCATTTGGTCCTACAACCGAAAGAAATTACAATTTAAAAATAAATAAAAAAGCAAGAAAAAATGCGTTATTCTCAGCTTTAACAATGTTAGCAAATGCCAATGCTGTTTTTGTAAGAGAATATCAATTAGAAAAAATTTCAACAAGAGCATTATTAGTTGAATTAAACAAAGATAATTTAATTAATTTAAATCATGTTCTAATTGTTTCTTCAAATGACATTGTATTTAGATCAGCAAGAAACTTACCAAATGTACATGTTTCAAAAGTAACATCTTTATCAATTGAGCAATTAGTTGCTGCTGATGTTTTAGTAATTAGCGCAGATGATATTAAATTCTTAGAAGGGATGGCAAAATAA
- the rplW gene encoding 50S ribosomal protein L23, with the protein MNINEVIKYPVLTEKSEIARTNENVYTFVVDKRTNKVEVRKAVEFIFDVKVLKVNIINYDKKPAKLGRFSGYKNAVKKAIVYLDEKSKIVLFADEAKEAKKTLETQEKDATKEVKEISEVEKKAAEKIKKAAELKEAKLAKENKENKTNNQEEK; encoded by the coding sequence ATGAATATTAATGAAGTTATTAAATATCCAGTTTTAACAGAAAAATCTGAAATTGCTAGAACAAATGAAAATGTTTATACATTTGTTGTTGATAAAAGAACAAATAAAGTTGAAGTTAGAAAAGCTGTTGAATTTATTTTTGATGTAAAAGTTCTAAAAGTTAACATTATTAACTATGATAAGAAACCAGCAAAACTTGGGAGATTTTCAGGATATAAAAATGCAGTTAAAAAAGCAATTGTATATCTAGATGAAAAATCAAAAATTGTTTTATTTGCTGATGAAGCTAAGGAAGCAAAAAAGACTTTAGAAACGCAAGAAAAAGATGCAACTAAAGAAGTTAAAGAAATTTCTGAAGTAGAAAAGAAAGCAGCCGAAAAAATTAAAAAAGCTGCAGAGTTAAAAGAAGCAAAATTAGCAAAAGAAAATAAAGAAAACAAAACAAATAATCAAGAAGAAAAATAA
- the rplV gene encoding 50S ribosomal protein L22 — MTQQVVKASVKMQRISPRKARLVADLIRYKSTTQALVILQTTNKKASKIIFKLLNSAIANATNNYGLDATKLVVSKILVNDGPTLKRFQPHSRGRAYPILKRTSHFYIELIELNNELSMEAK; from the coding sequence ATGACACAACAAGTAGTTAAAGCATCAGTTAAAATGCAAAGAATTAGTCCAAGAAAAGCACGATTAGTTGCAGATTTAATTCGTTATAAATCAACTACACAAGCATTAGTGATTTTGCAAACAACAAATAAAAAGGCATCAAAAATTATTTTCAAACTTCTAAATTCAGCAATTGCAAATGCAACAAATAATTATGGCTTAGATGCAACAAAATTAGTGGTCTCAAAAATTTTAGTTAACGATGGTCCAACCCTAAAAAGATTTCAACCACATTCACGTGGACGTGCATACCCAATTTTAAAAAGAACAAGTCATTTCTATATTGAATTAATTGAATTAAATAATGAACTAAGTATGGAGGCAAAATAA
- the rpsS gene encoding 30S ribosomal protein S19, producing the protein MSRSLKKAPFVDDHLMKKVVAIIENKAPKRPIKTWSRRSTIYPDFIGLTFQVHNGHAFIDVFVTNDMVGHKLGEFAPTRTFNGHGADKAKGKKK; encoded by the coding sequence ATGTCTCGTTCATTAAAAAAAGCACCATTTGTTGATGATCATTTAATGAAAAAAGTCGTTGCTATTATTGAAAATAAAGCACCAAAAAGACCAATTAAAACTTGATCAAGACGTTCAACAATCTACCCAGATTTTATTGGCTTAACATTTCAAGTTCATAATGGTCATGCATTCATTGATGTGTTTGTAACCAACGATATGGTTGGACATAAATTAGGTGAATTTGCACCAACAAGAACCTTTAATGGTCATGGTGCTGATAAAGCAAAAGGAAAGAAAAAATAA
- the rplC gene encoding 50S ribosomal protein L3, with protein sequence MKGILGRKVGMTQLFTSEGKLIPVTVVEVKPNVVTNVLTQEKNGYIATQLSLEDKKKSRIKKPEVNYFKQANTTPKQFVKEIRNMTGYNLGETIDASIFEGGDIVDVTAISKGKGFAGTIKRWNQHIGPKSHGGGGGSKPIRQTGSIGDISGNRVWKGMTMPGHLGSEQVTIQNLEVVKIDTENNLLLLKGSTPGAKGALLVIKNAKKSVQKKPEIKLVNLKEALAKNEIFEQAKKYNLELKMEMSLKEMKSALAEAIAKEEAAKEENVEGDK encoded by the coding sequence ATGAAAGGAATCTTAGGAAGAAAAGTTGGAATGACTCAACTATTCACAAGTGAAGGTAAATTAATTCCTGTGACTGTAGTTGAAGTTAAACCAAATGTTGTTACCAACGTTTTAACACAAGAAAAAAACGGTTATATTGCAACACAACTTAGTTTAGAAGATAAGAAAAAATCTCGAATTAAGAAACCTGAAGTTAACTATTTTAAACAAGCAAATACAACACCTAAGCAATTCGTAAAAGAAATTCGTAACATGACAGGTTACAACCTAGGTGAAACTATTGATGCCTCAATTTTTGAAGGCGGAGATATTGTTGATGTTACAGCAATTTCAAAAGGAAAAGGTTTTGCTGGAACCATTAAAAGATGAAACCAACACATTGGTCCAAAATCACATGGTGGTGGGGGTGGTTCAAAACCTATTAGACAAACTGGTTCAATTGGTGACATTTCTGGAAATAGAGTTTGGAAAGGTATGACAATGCCAGGTCATCTAGGATCAGAACAAGTAACAATTCAAAACCTTGAAGTTGTGAAAATTGACACTGAAAATAATCTTTTATTATTAAAGGGTAGCACCCCAGGAGCTAAAGGCGCATTATTAGTAATTAAAAATGCGAAAAAATCAGTTCAAAAGAAACCTGAAATTAAATTAGTAAACCTGAAAGAAGCTTTAGCAAAAAATGAAATTTTTGAACAAGCAAAAAAATATAATCTTGAATTAAAAATGGAAATGTCATTAAAAGAAATGAAGAGTGCTTTAGCTGAAGCAATTGCCAAAGAAGAAGCAGCTAAAGAAGAAAATGTTGAAGGAGATAAATAA
- the rplN gene encoding 50S ribosomal protein L14, with the protein MLSEFSRCNVADNSGAKEVMIIKNLGGSVVRSTNIGDVVVVTVKKAIPNGVVKEGQVLKAVIVRTKRGISRENGSYIRFDDNAVVLIKEDGSMRGTRVFGPVARELRDKGYLKIISLAPEVL; encoded by the coding sequence ATGCTTAGTGAATTTTCAAGATGTAATGTTGCTGATAATTCAGGGGCAAAAGAAGTTATGATCATCAAAAATTTAGGTGGTTCTGTTGTAAGAAGTACAAATATTGGTGATGTTGTTGTTGTCACTGTTAAAAAAGCAATTCCAAATGGTGTTGTTAAAGAAGGTCAAGTTTTAAAAGCTGTTATTGTGCGAACAAAAAGAGGAATTTCAAGAGAAAATGGTTCATACATCCGTTTTGATGACAATGCTGTTGTTTTAATTAAAGAAGACGGAAGCATGAGAGGAACCCGGGTATTTGGACCAGTTGCTAGAGAACTTCGTGATAAGGGATATTTGAAAATAATTTCATTAGCACCGGAGGTTTTATAG
- the rpsJ gene encoding 30S ribosomal protein S10, translating to MAKLEIKIKAFEANLVDDAAKKVVLLAKAEKAEVSGPIPLPTKREIVTILRSVHVNKKSREQFESRTHKRLIVLSNVTKTLIDKAKRLELPAGVQITIKSVE from the coding sequence ATGGCAAAACTGGAAATTAAGATCAAAGCTTTTGAAGCTAATTTAGTTGATGATGCAGCAAAAAAAGTTGTCTTATTAGCAAAAGCAGAAAAAGCTGAAGTTAGTGGTCCAATTCCCTTACCAACAAAAAGAGAAATTGTTACCATTCTAAGATCAGTTCACGTTAATAAAAAATCACGTGAGCAATTTGAAAGTAGAACTCATAAACGGCTAATAGTTTTATCAAATGTAACTAAAACTTTAATTGATAAAGCAAAAAGATTAGAATTACCTGCTGGAGTTCAAATTACAATCAAATCTGTAGAATAA